GACCTCTCTATGACAACATATATTCGATGTCCTCAGGAGCCTCAAGGTAACGACTAGCAAGCCTCTCGGTATCATATCCAAAAGTTGACCTCGAGAGACCGGATACAGACGCATGCGGATGCGAGTGCAGCCACGCTGTCAACAGTAGTCTTCGATATATCACCAATGAGGGCACAAGCTTGAGCATCGTCATGTCCAGATCTAGAATCCGCTTATAGCCAGTCATCCAACCCTCAATGAGCGCTAACGATTCTGGTCTAGCCTCATAAAACGAGAGCGCCGTAACAGCGTCATAGACAAACCAGCCAAGACCACAGTCGTCAAAATCGATAATCCCAACCAAGTTCGAATCGACCAGAAGAAGATTCGCCGCACGCAGGTCAGCATGGATGAGTCCGAAGCTCTGCGTATCTCGCGATGCTGTTCCAAGACGCCGATGCATCTCCTCGTAGGCGGCACCAAGACAATCGAGCAAGTGCTCATCATCCTTAGCGACCCCCAACTGCCAAGCTCCCCATCGCGGTGTGGATCCCTCGAAGGCACTTAGATCCCATGTCCATCGTGAGTCCGGTTCCCAATCATCGAGTTGGCGAGACTCTTGGACGCAGGCATGAAGTGTCGCAGTCACCTCTCCGAGCTGAGGAGCGATACGCACCATATCTTCATGGGTGGCCTCAATGCCCTCGATCAAGGAAAACAGCACATACGTCCCATCCGACGCCATCAGAATCTCGTCATCTGAGCTAGTAGAGAAGACCTCTGGAATGGCTGCCCCGATAGCCGCAGCAGCCAGTCGCATGAACCCTAGTTCTGCACGGATACTTCTAACATTGGAGTACCCGTCACGGTAGCGGCGCAGGGCAAAACCACCCGCTGGACACCGAAGCAACCAGGTGGTGTTCTCTGAGCGCTCGACCCTCACAACCCGCGCACCGGTTAGAAACGGCCACGCCCGCTGCAACTGACTCCAGTTCATCGAATCACTCTATGCGCCTCCATGTATATCCTTATCATCAATGCCGGTACATCGATCCACCAGATCAATGCATTTGGGCTCTAAAATTAGTTTTGGGTGGCCACTTCCCCGCACCGACCTGGATTAGAAACCAGCTAAGCGCCAAGCCGGCGTCAGCACACCAGCACCCAAAACTTAGACGTCCGCTGCGAAGATCAGCGATGAATTGTTGGTATTGTGTCGGTTGTCGCCAGTCGCCACGACGATCTGCTACCTCAGCAACTAAGCTGTGGATAGAGCAGCGCCACTGGCAGGCCAACCAGTCACAAAGCTATCTAAAGTCAGCTCACACCGGCAGTGTT
The genomic region above belongs to Ferrimicrobium acidiphilum DSM 19497 and contains:
- a CDS encoding phosphotransferase enzyme family protein, coding for MNWSQLQRAWPFLTGARVVRVERSENTTWLLRCPAGGFALRRYRDGYSNVRSIRAELGFMRLAAAAIGAAIPEVFSTSSDDEILMASDGTYVLFSLIEGIEATHEDMVRIAPQLGEVTATLHACVQESRQLDDWEPDSRWTWDLSAFEGSTPRWGAWQLGVAKDDEHLLDCLGAAYEEMHRRLGTASRDTQSFGLIHADLRAANLLLVDSNLVGIIDFDDCGLGWFVYDAVTALSFYEARPESLALIEGWMTGYKRILDLDMTMLKLVPSLVIYRRLLLTAWLHSHPHASVSGLSRSTFGYDTERLASRYLEAPEDIEYMLS